The proteins below are encoded in one region of Coffea arabica cultivar ET-39 chromosome 4c, Coffea Arabica ET-39 HiFi, whole genome shotgun sequence:
- the LOC113740211 gene encoding uncharacterized protein isoform X2, translated as MLTSKLARAKGELKDEEQVSRAQLGAFFAAMTIRANAFPEPTQWSEGERCAMNHYWPQLVRALPPDIIFIADPEGSIMGAGNSIGPRFGGSIPSEMRLVGALREVLAGGHLGYEEVQGVLKDVLPLKLDGSASHSVSESLLSAFLIGQRMNRETDRELKAYCLAFDDELGQPPIADVKSLTHYGEPYDGNTRFFRSTLFVAAVRSCYGESCLLHGVDWMPPKAGITEEQMLQFMGANTHLSPLQAKMLLEDGEVGFGYVSQRDTHPSLHSLVGLREHIKKRPPLATSEKIQQIVRARGREAIVAGFYHDGYEEPLLMLMRRRGVQSGLVVKGEEGALSMTTKSRSIHASKGLPVNYCSGFRSLNVVSAGALDGVSRETFTMEVNARDLGFEPSDTPRTDRSVSRNLELGLAALGGEKGPAYDRIVLNAGMIDHLLGCDGAEDISRALDRAREAIDSGKALSRLLNYIKVSNKVK; from the exons ATGTTGACATCTAAACTAGCTAGAG CAAAAGGAGAACTCAAAGATGAAGAGCAAGTGTCGAGAGCACAACTTGGAGCTTTTTTTGCTGCAATGACAATTCGTGCTAATGCTTTCCCTGAACCTACCCAATGGAGCGAAGGAGAAAGGTGCGCAATGAATCATTATTGGCCACAGTTAGTGCGAGCACTACCTccagatataatttttattgcTGATCCTGAAGGATCAATAATGGGAGCTGGAAATTCTATTGGACCCCGATTTGGAGGCAGCATTCCTTCTGAAATGAGATTAGTCGGTGCCCTTAGGGAAGTTTTAGCTGGCGGACATCTTGGGTATGAAGAGGTTCAGGGTGTTTTAAAAGATGTTCTTCCACTAAAATTAGATGGTTCGGCATCACATAGTGTTAGTGAGTCATTGCTTTCAGCCTTCTTAATAGGTCAACGAATGAACCGGGAAACAGATCGTGAGCTGAAAGCCTACTGCCTTGCTTTTGATGATGAACTTG GTCAACCACCAATTGCTGACGTTAAATCACTGACACATTATGGTGAACCATATGATGGAAATACACGCTTCTTCAGGAGCACTTTGTTTGTAGCTGCTGTTAGATCCTGTTATGGTGAATCTTGCTTGCTGCATGGTGTGGACTGGATGCCCCCAAAG GCTGGGATCACTGAGGAACAAATGCTGCAGTTCATGGGAGCAAACACTCATTTATCTCCATTGCAAGCTAAAATGCTTCTTGAG GATGGGGAGGTTGGCTTTGGTTATGTCAGTCAACGGGATACTCACCCCTCACT ACATTCATTGGTAGGATTACGGGAACATATAAAGAAACGGCCGCCACTGGCAACATCTGAAAAGATTCAGCAAATTGTTAGG GCTAGGGGAAGAGAAGCAATTGTTGCCGGATTTTATCATGATGGCTATGAGGAGCCACTACTAATGCTTATGAGAAGAAGAGGTGTCCAATCTGGTTTGGTGGTTAAG GGTGAGGAAGGGGCTCTTTCAATGACAACAAAATCAAGATCAATTCATGCATCAAAGGGGTTACCTGTCAATTACTGTTCAGGCTTTCGCTCTTTGAATGTGGTATCTGCTGGTGCACTGGATG GTGTGTCTCGTGAAACTTTTACCATGGAGGTGAACGCCAGGGACCTTGGATTTGAGCCTAGTGATACTCCAAGGACTGATAGATCG GTCTCGAGGAACCTGGAGTTGGGGTTAGCAGCTCTGGGTGGTGAGAAAGGTCCCGCATATGATCGAATTGTCCTCAATGCTGGAATGATCGATCACTTGCTTGGTTGCGATGGTGCAGAAGATATATCCAGAGCTTTGGATAGAGCTAGAGAGGCTATCGACAGTGGCAAGGCCCTAAGTAGGCTCCTGAATTACATCAAGGTATCCAACAAAGTGAAGTAG
- the LOC113740211 gene encoding uncharacterized protein isoform X3: MTIRANAFPEPTQWSEGERCAMNHYWPQLVRALPPDIIFIADPEGSIMGAGNSIGPRFGGSIPSEMRLVGALREVLAGGHLGYEEVQGVLKDVLPLKLDGSASHSVSESLLSAFLIGQRMNRETDRELKAYCLAFDDELGQPPIADVKSLTHYGEPYDGNTRFFRSTLFVAAVRSCYGESCLLHGVDWMPPKAGITEEQMLQFMGANTHLSPLQAKMLLEDGEVGFGYVSQRDTHPSLHSLVGLREHIKKRPPLATSEKIQQIVRARGREAIVAGFYHDGYEEPLLMLMRRRGVQSGLVVKGEEGALSMTTKSRSIHASKGLPVNYCSGFRSLNVVSAGALDGVSRETFTMEVNARDLGFEPSDTPRTDRSVSRNLELGLAALGGEKGPAYDRIVLNAGMIDHLLGCDGAEDISRALDRAREAIDSGKALSRLLNYIKVSNKVK, encoded by the exons ATGACAATTCGTGCTAATGCTTTCCCTGAACCTACCCAATGGAGCGAAGGAGAAAGGTGCGCAATGAATCATTATTGGCCACAGTTAGTGCGAGCACTACCTccagatataatttttattgcTGATCCTGAAGGATCAATAATGGGAGCTGGAAATTCTATTGGACCCCGATTTGGAGGCAGCATTCCTTCTGAAATGAGATTAGTCGGTGCCCTTAGGGAAGTTTTAGCTGGCGGACATCTTGGGTATGAAGAGGTTCAGGGTGTTTTAAAAGATGTTCTTCCACTAAAATTAGATGGTTCGGCATCACATAGTGTTAGTGAGTCATTGCTTTCAGCCTTCTTAATAGGTCAACGAATGAACCGGGAAACAGATCGTGAGCTGAAAGCCTACTGCCTTGCTTTTGATGATGAACTTG GTCAACCACCAATTGCTGACGTTAAATCACTGACACATTATGGTGAACCATATGATGGAAATACACGCTTCTTCAGGAGCACTTTGTTTGTAGCTGCTGTTAGATCCTGTTATGGTGAATCTTGCTTGCTGCATGGTGTGGACTGGATGCCCCCAAAG GCTGGGATCACTGAGGAACAAATGCTGCAGTTCATGGGAGCAAACACTCATTTATCTCCATTGCAAGCTAAAATGCTTCTTGAG GATGGGGAGGTTGGCTTTGGTTATGTCAGTCAACGGGATACTCACCCCTCACT ACATTCATTGGTAGGATTACGGGAACATATAAAGAAACGGCCGCCACTGGCAACATCTGAAAAGATTCAGCAAATTGTTAGG GCTAGGGGAAGAGAAGCAATTGTTGCCGGATTTTATCATGATGGCTATGAGGAGCCACTACTAATGCTTATGAGAAGAAGAGGTGTCCAATCTGGTTTGGTGGTTAAG GGTGAGGAAGGGGCTCTTTCAATGACAACAAAATCAAGATCAATTCATGCATCAAAGGGGTTACCTGTCAATTACTGTTCAGGCTTTCGCTCTTTGAATGTGGTATCTGCTGGTGCACTGGATG GTGTGTCTCGTGAAACTTTTACCATGGAGGTGAACGCCAGGGACCTTGGATTTGAGCCTAGTGATACTCCAAGGACTGATAGATCG GTCTCGAGGAACCTGGAGTTGGGGTTAGCAGCTCTGGGTGGTGAGAAAGGTCCCGCATATGATCGAATTGTCCTCAATGCTGGAATGATCGATCACTTGCTTGGTTGCGATGGTGCAGAAGATATATCCAGAGCTTTGGATAGAGCTAGAGAGGCTATCGACAGTGGCAAGGCCCTAAGTAGGCTCCTGAATTACATCAAGGTATCCAACAAAGTGAAGTAG
- the LOC113740211 gene encoding uncharacterized protein isoform X1 → MIKYSILTSAATNYKRAPTQVYNAAAKSTRRHRYTAMPTRAILDPGRVNQIRCNPNPSPYVKLRPPQCLSPQFSLHFLASNHLGRLIIRKNVRPLAVKAVLDSVRTDVTGSGLRNPSISTSYRNPNFPIPNQTLLEAQTRVCTGPTQTRPLNQEQAFKVLETILKSAKGELKDEEQVSRAQLGAFFAAMTIRANAFPEPTQWSEGERCAMNHYWPQLVRALPPDIIFIADPEGSIMGAGNSIGPRFGGSIPSEMRLVGALREVLAGGHLGYEEVQGVLKDVLPLKLDGSASHSVSESLLSAFLIGQRMNRETDRELKAYCLAFDDELGQPPIADVKSLTHYGEPYDGNTRFFRSTLFVAAVRSCYGESCLLHGVDWMPPKAGITEEQMLQFMGANTHLSPLQAKMLLEDGEVGFGYVSQRDTHPSLHSLVGLREHIKKRPPLATSEKIQQIVRARGREAIVAGFYHDGYEEPLLMLMRRRGVQSGLVVKGEEGALSMTTKSRSIHASKGLPVNYCSGFRSLNVVSAGALDGVSRETFTMEVNARDLGFEPSDTPRTDRSVSRNLELGLAALGGEKGPAYDRIVLNAGMIDHLLGCDGAEDISRALDRAREAIDSGKALSRLLNYIKVSNKVK, encoded by the exons atgataaaatattCTATTTTGACCTCAGCAGCTACAAATTACAAAAGAGCACCAACTCAGGTGTACAACGCAGCAGCCAAGTCAACCCGGAGACACCGCTACACCGCCATGCCCACGAGAGCAATTCTTGATCCGGGTCGGGTTAACCAAATCAGGTGTAATCCAAACCCATCGCCATACGTCAAATTAAGGCCTCCTCAATGCCTCTCGCCGCAATTTTCCCTCCATTTCCTAGCATCAAATCATCTTGGTCGCTTGATTATCAGGAAAAATGTCCGCCCCCTGGCTGTTAAAGCAGTTCTGGATTCGGTAAGGACAGACGTAACCGGGTCGGGTCTTCGAAACCCGTCCATTTCAACATCGTACCGGAATCCCAATTTTCCGATACCCAATCAGACGCTTCTGGAAGCTCAGACGAGGGTCTGCACTGGGCCTACTCAAACTCGGCCACttaatcaagaacaagctttTAAGGTTCTGGAGACAATACTTAAATCAG CAAAAGGAGAACTCAAAGATGAAGAGCAAGTGTCGAGAGCACAACTTGGAGCTTTTTTTGCTGCAATGACAATTCGTGCTAATGCTTTCCCTGAACCTACCCAATGGAGCGAAGGAGAAAGGTGCGCAATGAATCATTATTGGCCACAGTTAGTGCGAGCACTACCTccagatataatttttattgcTGATCCTGAAGGATCAATAATGGGAGCTGGAAATTCTATTGGACCCCGATTTGGAGGCAGCATTCCTTCTGAAATGAGATTAGTCGGTGCCCTTAGGGAAGTTTTAGCTGGCGGACATCTTGGGTATGAAGAGGTTCAGGGTGTTTTAAAAGATGTTCTTCCACTAAAATTAGATGGTTCGGCATCACATAGTGTTAGTGAGTCATTGCTTTCAGCCTTCTTAATAGGTCAACGAATGAACCGGGAAACAGATCGTGAGCTGAAAGCCTACTGCCTTGCTTTTGATGATGAACTTG GTCAACCACCAATTGCTGACGTTAAATCACTGACACATTATGGTGAACCATATGATGGAAATACACGCTTCTTCAGGAGCACTTTGTTTGTAGCTGCTGTTAGATCCTGTTATGGTGAATCTTGCTTGCTGCATGGTGTGGACTGGATGCCCCCAAAG GCTGGGATCACTGAGGAACAAATGCTGCAGTTCATGGGAGCAAACACTCATTTATCTCCATTGCAAGCTAAAATGCTTCTTGAG GATGGGGAGGTTGGCTTTGGTTATGTCAGTCAACGGGATACTCACCCCTCACT ACATTCATTGGTAGGATTACGGGAACATATAAAGAAACGGCCGCCACTGGCAACATCTGAAAAGATTCAGCAAATTGTTAGG GCTAGGGGAAGAGAAGCAATTGTTGCCGGATTTTATCATGATGGCTATGAGGAGCCACTACTAATGCTTATGAGAAGAAGAGGTGTCCAATCTGGTTTGGTGGTTAAG GGTGAGGAAGGGGCTCTTTCAATGACAACAAAATCAAGATCAATTCATGCATCAAAGGGGTTACCTGTCAATTACTGTTCAGGCTTTCGCTCTTTGAATGTGGTATCTGCTGGTGCACTGGATG GTGTGTCTCGTGAAACTTTTACCATGGAGGTGAACGCCAGGGACCTTGGATTTGAGCCTAGTGATACTCCAAGGACTGATAGATCG GTCTCGAGGAACCTGGAGTTGGGGTTAGCAGCTCTGGGTGGTGAGAAAGGTCCCGCATATGATCGAATTGTCCTCAATGCTGGAATGATCGATCACTTGCTTGGTTGCGATGGTGCAGAAGATATATCCAGAGCTTTGGATAGAGCTAGAGAGGCTATCGACAGTGGCAAGGCCCTAAGTAGGCTCCTGAATTACATCAAGGTATCCAACAAAGTGAAGTAG